A genomic segment from Phragmites australis chromosome 6, lpPhrAust1.1, whole genome shotgun sequence encodes:
- the LOC133921823 gene encoding uncharacterized protein LOC133921823 codes for MARNEEKAQSMLNRFITMKQEEKRKPRERRPYLASECRDLADAERWRSEILREIGAKVAEIQNEGLGEHRLRDLNDEINKLLRERGHWERRIVELGGRDYSRSSNAPLMTDLDGNIVAVPNPSGRGPGYRYFGAARKLPGVRELFEKPPEIRKRRTRYEIHKRINAGYYGYYDDEDGVLEPLEAAAEKRMRTEVVKEWHRVERVRREAMKGVVSGEVAAPGGRGGEAAREVLFEGVEEEVEEERKREEEKRERENGEEAGREFVAHVPLPDEKEIERMVLERKKKELLSKYASDSLQVEQEEAKDMLNVRR; via the coding sequence ATGGCTCGCAACGAGGAGAAGGCGCAGTCGATGCTCAACCGCTTCATCACGATGAAACAGGAGGAGAAGCGCAAGCCCCGGGAGCGCCGGCCCTACCTCGCCTCCGAGTGCCGCGACCTCGCGGATGCCGAGCGCTGGCGCTCCGAGATCCTCCGCGAGATCGGCGCCAAGGTCGCCGAGATCCAGAACGAGGGCCTCGGCGAGCACCGCCTCCGCGACCTCAACGACGAGATCAACAAGCTCCTCCGCGAGCGCGGCCACTGGGAGCGACGCATCGTCGAGCTCGGCGGCCGCGACTACTCCCGCAGCTCCAACGCGCCCCTCATGACCGACCTCGACGGCAACATCGTCGCCGTCCCCAACCCCTCGGGTCGTGGCCCCGGGTACCGCTACTTCGGCGCCGCCAGGAAGCTCCCCGGCGTGCGTGAGCTCTTCGAAAAGCCGCCTGAGATACGCAAGCGCCGCACGCGGTACGAGATCCACAAGCGCATAAATGCCGGGTACTACGGGTACTACGACGACGAGGACGGCGTGCTGGAGCCCCTCGAGGCCGCCGCCGAGAAGCGCATGCGGACGGAGGTCGTCAAGGAGTGGCATCGTGTGGAGCGGGTGCGGCGAGAGGCAATGAAGGGGGTGGTGAGCGGCGAGGTGGCTGCACCAGGTGGGCGCGGCGGGGAGGCTGCTCGGGAGGTGCTGTTTGAgggagtggaggaggaggtggaggaggagaggaagcgtgaggaagagaagagggaaagagagaaTGGGGAGGAGGCTGGGAGGGAATTTGTTGCACATGTGCCGCTACCCGATGAGAAGGAGATTGAGCGGATGGTCttagagaggaagaagaaggagctgCTTAGCAAGTATGCCAGCGATTCCCTGCAGGTCGAACAGGAAGAGGCTAAGGACATGCTCAATGTGCGACGCTAG
- the LOC133920487 gene encoding uncharacterized protein LOC133920487 codes for MIVGLRGMFENQARAERYNTSKSLFACRLIEGSPVSPHVIKMIGYIESLEKLGFPLSPELATDVILQSLPASFEPFILNFHMNSMEKSMAELHGMLKTAEESIKKSSSHVMMVQKDSKKRKRKDKAKTSDEISSSKPKPVGKPKAGPAASDTCHHCHKTGHWRRNCKLYLEELKKKKGSKTSSSGTEKD; via the exons atgattgtgggactccgaggcatgtttgagaaccaagctcgggccgagaggtacaacacctcaaagtccttgtttgcgtgcaggttaatagaaggcagtccagtcagtcctcatgtgatcaaaatgattggttacattgaaagcctggaaaaacttggttttccccttagccctgagttggctacggatgtaattctccagtcgctccctgcgagcttcgagccgttcattttgaactttcatatgaacagcatggagaaaagcatggctgaattgcatgggatgctaaaaactgctgaggaaagcattaagaagagctctagtcatgtgatgatggttcaaaaggatagcaagaagagaaagcgcaaggacaaggctaaaacttcggatgagatctcgagttctaagcctaaacctgttggaaagcccaaggctggccctgccgcttctgacacttgccaccactgccataagactggtcattggcggaggaactgcaaattgtacttggaagaactcaaaaagaagaagggaagtaagacttcatcttcag ggactgaaaaggactag
- the LOC133921824 gene encoding protein phosphatase inhibitor 2-like, with the protein MEAREPKKARGHVKWDEENLNDIESNKPEREKITEPKTPYHPMIDEDEGPVSPRQLSEESVDKSAYADAIKTALAEAVSSGKIFDRDSWESCDNEEEGIKQGKAFEEHRKAHYDEYHKMKKLLQKGTLTDDADEGESDPNNRTG; encoded by the exons ATGGAAGCTAGGGAGCCCAAGAAGGCAAG GGGACACGTCAAATGGGATGAGGAGAACTTGAATGACATTGAGTCAAACAAACCTGAAAGAGAAAAGATCACAGAGCCGAAGACACCTTACCACCCTatgattgatgaagatgaag GACCTGTTTCACCAAGACAATTAAGTGAAGAGTCGGTGGATAAATCTGCTTATGCTGATGCCATTAAGACTGCTTTGGCCGAAGCTGTTTCCAGTGGAAAGATTTTCGACAGGGATAGCTGGGAATCGTGTgacaatgaagaagaaggcATAAAACAAGGCAAAG CTTTCGAAGAGCACCGGAAGGCTCACTATGATGAATATCATAAGATGAAGAAACTGCTTCAGAAGGGAACCCTGACCGATGATGCAGATGAAGGTGAGAGTGACCCAAACAACAGGACTGGATGA